From one Plasmodium chabaudi chabaudi strain AS genome assembly, chromosome: 4 genomic stretch:
- a CDS encoding SECIS-binding protein 2, putative yields the protein MEEHTNECTENNYKKCHEERSKSSGIYMKMDQNLLGNKIKDEKRFLIKTTTVTKNNNYKNGKPSNGSYINVGNRLVKITFTSQKKMQKDLEKKRMLQMIINKKKKKKKEFERRKKIINNLSVILAKEKEMGNSYFLPKRLKRKKKKKSQKYIILEKEIKKCIYNELAESCCIEKKQCLDVIKNRNKWNMKCSTYIFQYFKYENLYYIGIRKRKKIIKYSDCVIYRSNHNDLQKINSINKKGINLKQDDQLYSNQYLDCVKQKKVTKRIYYKADNNKLNTLNLYNIKPNDTPHIIQNSSKNQEYAGGDSNKKENIPLNQDEDNIKAKNTNDNILDNLKESDNTNFQGTNDLNKNIIKENILKNEKILKFIQVSKIEKNTYINDYVDHKITEELNNMVKDFLKKISKSHDKLLLLKKRRRYYLGMKECYKHICINEPKLVLVAPNIEPTLNNVFDDMINKIVCKCKEKNIPLVFALSKNLLGKCIGKCRQSIICIIDNDSYIKECNDIINLANSLKIYK from the coding sequence ATGGAGGAACATACTAATGAGTGTacagaaaataattacaaaaaGTGTCACGAAGAAAGGTCTAAATCTAgtggtatatatatgaaaatggatcaaaatttattaggaaacaaaataaaggaTGAGAAACGGTTTCTCATAAAGACTACAACAGtgacaaaaaataataattataaaaatggaaagcCATCGAATGGTTCCTATATCAATGTAGGAAATAGGCTTGTAAAAATTACATTTACAAGtcagaaaaaaatgcaaaaagatttagaaaaaaagagGATGCTgcaaatgataataaataaaaaaaaaaaaaaaaaaaaagaatttgaaaggcgaaaaaaaataattaataatctGAGTGTAATTTTAGCTAAGGAAAAGGAAATGGGGAATTCCTATTTTTTACCAAAAAGAttgaaaaggaaaaaaaaaaaaaaatctcaaaaatatattattttagaaaaggaaattaaaaaatgtatatataacgAATTAGCAGAAAGTTGCTgcattgaaaaaaaacaatgtCTGGatgtaattaaaaatagaaacAAATGGAACATGAAATGctctacatatatatttcaatattttaaatatgaaaatttatattacataGGAATTaggaaaaggaaaaaaataataaaatattctgaTTGTGTAATTTATAGATCTAATCATAAcgatttacaaaaaattaatagcataaataaaaagggcATAAACCTTAAACAAGATGACCAACTTTATAGTAATCAATACTTAGATTgtgtaaaacaaaaaaaggtAACTAAAAGGATTTACTATAAGGCTGACAACAACAAATTAAAcacattaaatttatataatatcaaaCCAAATGATACACCAcatattatacaaaatagtTCCAAAAATCAGGAGTATGCTGGAGGGGACTCTAACAAAAAAGAGAATATCCCCTTAAACCAAGACGAGGATAATATTAAAGcgaaaaatacaaatgatAACATTTTAGACAACCTCAAAGAGAGTGACAATACAAACTTTCAAGGAACTAATGAtttgaataaaaacataataaaagaaaatatattgaaaaatgaaaaaattttaaaatttattcaaGTTAgtaaaatcgaaaaaaatacatacatTAATGATTATGTAGACCATAAAATAACagaagaattaaataatatggttaaggattttttgaaaaaaatatcaaaatcACATGAtaagttattattattaaaaaaaagacgaAGATATTATTTAGGAATGAAAGAGTGTTATAAgcacatatgtataaatgAGCCAAAGTTAGTTTTAGTAGCACCAAATATTGAGCCAACACTAAATAACGTATTTGATgatatgataaataaaatagtttgcaaatgtaaagaaaaaaatattcccTTAGTTTTTGCTTTaagtaaaaatttattaggTAAATGCATAGGAAAATGCCGACAAtcaattatatgtataattgaTAATGATtcttatataaaagaatgcaatgatataattaatttggCAAATTctcttaaaatatataaataa